The following DNA comes from Tistrella bauzanensis.
GCGCAGGTCATCCGGCAGCGCGGTATCGCCGAGCACGGCCGCCGCACGCAGCCGCACCATCAATTCATCACGCAGCGGCTTCGGCTCGGACCTGTCCTCCACCCAGCGCTTCAGTTCGGCGCGACCCGCCGGCAGAATCCGATAGTCGCGGCGACGGCCCCGGCCGCTGTCGGGCTCCATCGATTGCACCCAGCCTGCGGCTTCCAGCCGCGCCAGTTCGCGATAGATCTGCTGATGGCTCGCCTGCCAGAAATAGCCGATCGACCGGTCGAAACGGCCGGCCAGTTCCAGGCCGGATCCCGGCCGTTCGATCAGGGCTGTCAGCAGCGCGTGGGGAAGTGACATGGGCTGGGTGATGACTTTCCTGACAAGGGGCGCGGCCACTCTCCACGGCGGCAGGGCCGGCTGTCAAGACGCAAGCAGGGCACCTGGGCCGGCATGATATGACGCCGTGACAAGTTCTGACGTCTGACCGGCAAGGCGACGCTGAAGTTGATACACCCACCGCTACCCCGCTGATTGCGGCCTCGCTGATGTCAGATTATCGGGCACTGACGGCGTCCTGCATCGCCTTCAACGATCGCGGGCCTGACCCGGCTACGTCGCATCGGAGATGGTGGCGAGCGATCGGTCGGGCACGCTGAAGCTGATACGGCATCGCCACGCTGAAGCTG
Coding sequences within:
- a CDS encoding PadR family transcriptional regulator encodes the protein MSLPHALLTALIERPGSGLELAGRFDRSIGYFWQASHQQIYRELARLEAAGWVQSMEPDSGRGRRRDYRILPAGRAELKRWVEDRSEPKPLRDELMVRLRAAAVLGDTALPDDLRQRLASHREMLANYLAIEARDFTPAPASRERRLRHLVLKTGIRHERSWIDVCTEALEILNDPAADASIERPSTGS